From the Syngnathoides biaculeatus isolate LvHL_M chromosome 10, ASM1980259v1, whole genome shotgun sequence genome, one window contains:
- the ppil1 gene encoding peptidyl-prolyl cis-trans isomerase-like 1 isoform X2: protein MGTMVLELYWRHAPKTCKNFAELARRGYYNNTKFHRIIQNFMVQGGDPTGTGRGGASIFGKQFEDELHPELKFTGAGIIAMANAGPDSNGSQFFLTLRPTQWLDGKHSIFGRVHQGMGVLNRIGMVETQGQDRPIDDVKIISASVAN from the exons ATGGGGACGATGGTGTTGGAGCTCTACTGGAGACATGCACCCAAGACCTGCAAGAACTTTGCTGAACTGGCAAGAAGAGGATACTACAATAATACAAAATTTCATCGAATAATCCAGAACTTCATGGTGCAAGGCGGTGACCCTACTGGAACAG GTCGGGGTGGTGCCTCCATATTTGGGAAACAGTTTGAAGATGAGCTCCACCCAGAGCTTAAATTCACTG GTGCTGGTATAATAGCTATGGCCAACGCGGGACCAGATTCTAACGGAAGCCAGTTTTTCCTCACACTCAGGCCCACTCAGTGGTTGGATGGAAAGCACAGCATTTTTGGAAGAGTGCACCAAGGGATGGGAGTGTTGAACCGGATCGGGATGGTTGAGACTCAAGGGCAAGATCGACCCATTGACGACGTCAAAATAATCTCAGCTTCTGTggccaattaa
- the eno1b gene encoding enolase 1b, (alpha) produces MSILKIHAREIFDSRGNPTVEVDLYTARGLFRAAVPSGASTGIYEALELRDNDKSRYLGKGVLQAVEHINSSIGPTLVDQDVSVVEQERIDQMMIDMDGTENKSKFGANAILGVSLAVCKAGAAEKGVPLYRHIADLAGNPKVVLPVPAFNVINGGSHAGNKLAMQEFMILPVGAGTFRDAMRIGAEVYHNLKNVIKKKYGQDATNVGDEGGFAPNILENQEALELIKEAIAKAGYTDEVVIGMDVAASEFHRQGKYDLDFKSPDDPSRYIAHEELADLYKSFVKDYPVVSIEDPFDQDDWAAWSDFTASADIQVVGDDLTVTNPTRICKAVEEKACNCLLLKVNQIGTVTESMRACKMAQESGWGVMVSHRSGETEDTFIADLVVGLCTGQIKTGAPCRSERLAKYNQILRIEEELGDEACFAGKNFRQPLAE; encoded by the exons ATGTCCATTCTTAAAATTCACGCCCGTGAGATCTTTGACTCCCGTGGGAACCCCACAGTCGAGGTTGACCTTTACACTGCTAGAG GCTTGTTCAGGGCGGCCGTACCAAGTGGTGCATCGACTGGAATCTATGAAGCCTTGGAGCTGCGCGATAATGACAAGTCACGCTACCTTGGAAAAG GTGTGCTACAGGCGGTCGAGCACATTAACTCATCGATTGGACCCACGCTTGTCGACCAA GACGTATCTGTGGTCGAGCAGGAGAGAATCGACCAAATGATGATCGACATGGACGGCACAGAGAACAAAT CAAAATTCGGTGCCAACGCCATTCTGGGTGTGTCGCTGGCAGTTTGCAAGGCAGGCGCTGCCGAGAAAGGAGTCCCCTTGTATCGTCACATTGCTGACCTTGCAGGCAACCCCAAGGTCGTCTTGCCTGTGCCG GCCTTCAACGTGATCAATGGTGGCTCGCACGCAGGCAACAAGCTTGCCATGCAGGAGTTCATGATCCTTCCGGTCGGCGCCGGCACCTTCAGGGATGCCATGCGCATCGGAGCCGAGGTCTACCACAATCTGAAAAACGTCATCAAGAAGAAGTACGGCCAGGATGCCACCAACGTGGGAGATGAAGGCGGCTTTGCTCCAAACATCCTGGAGAACCAGGAAG CACTGGAGTTGATCAAGGAGGCCATTGCCAAAGCGGGTTACACTGACGAGGTCGTGATCGGCATGGACGTGGCGGCCTCTGAATTCCACCGGCAAGGAAAATACGACCTGGACTTCAAGTCTCCCGACGATCCGTCTCGCTACATCGCTCATGAAGAGCTGGCTGACCTCTACAAGAGCTTTGTGAAGGATTATCCAG TGGTGTCCATCGAGGACCCGTTTGACCAGGACGACTGGGCGGCGTGGAGCGACTTCACCGCCAGCGCCGACATCCAGGTCGTCGGAGACGATCTCACTGTGACCAACCCGACCCGCATCTGCAAGGCTGTGGAGGAGAAGGCCTGCAACTGTCTGCTGCTGAAAGTCAACCAAATCGGCACCGTGACCGAATCTATGCGGGC TTGCAAGATGGCCCAGGAAAGCGGCTGGGGAGTGATGGTGAGCCATCGCTCTGGAGAGACCGAGGACACCTTCATCGCGGACTTGGTGGTCGGCCTGTGCACTGGACAG atCAAGACTGGGGCACCTTGTCGCTCTGAGCGTTTGGCCAAATACAATCAGATTCTCAG AATTGAAGAAGAGCTGGGAGACGAAGCTTGTTTTGCTGGGAAAAACTTCAGACAGCCATTGGCAGAGTGA
- the ppil1 gene encoding peptidyl-prolyl cis-trans isomerase-like 1 isoform X1 produces the protein MSGIPPDTWQPPTVTLDTTMGTMVLELYWRHAPKTCKNFAELARRGYYNNTKFHRIIQNFMVQGGDPTGTGRGGASIFGKQFEDELHPELKFTGAGIIAMANAGPDSNGSQFFLTLRPTQWLDGKHSIFGRVHQGMGVLNRIGMVETQGQDRPIDDVKIISASVAN, from the exons ATGTCAGGAATACCTCCGGATACATGGCAACCTCCTACTGTTACACTGGACACAAC GATGGGGACGATGGTGTTGGAGCTCTACTGGAGACATGCACCCAAGACCTGCAAGAACTTTGCTGAACTGGCAAGAAGAGGATACTACAATAATACAAAATTTCATCGAATAATCCAGAACTTCATGGTGCAAGGCGGTGACCCTACTGGAACAG GTCGGGGTGGTGCCTCCATATTTGGGAAACAGTTTGAAGATGAGCTCCACCCAGAGCTTAAATTCACTG GTGCTGGTATAATAGCTATGGCCAACGCGGGACCAGATTCTAACGGAAGCCAGTTTTTCCTCACACTCAGGCCCACTCAGTGGTTGGATGGAAAGCACAGCATTTTTGGAAGAGTGCACCAAGGGATGGGAGTGTTGAACCGGATCGGGATGGTTGAGACTCAAGGGCAAGATCGACCCATTGACGACGTCAAAATAATCTCAGCTTCTGTggccaattaa